The following DNA comes from Methanothermus fervidus DSM 2088.
ATTCAAACTCAAAAACATCTTTATTAATTACTTTAACATTTTTAAAATTATATAAATTCTTCTTTGCATAATTAGCTATTTTTTCATTTTTTTCTATTGCAAAAATAAATTTTGCGTGAGGCGCTGCAAAATATGAAAATATTCCACTACCTGTACCTAAATCATATACAATACCTTTTGCTAATTTCTTTATTGCTTCATAAAATGCTGACAATCTTTCAGTGTCTTTTAATAAATTATAATGATAGGGTGTAACAAAAAATTTACACTTCTTCATCTATTTCTTTTCCTGTTGAAGTACTTGTTAAGCGTACATGTTCAACGCCTTTTAATCGCATTAATTTCTCTGTTAGTTCCCTGATCTTTGCCACATCTCCTTTTGTAACAAGTACTTCAAGGCAATGTTTATCTGTCAAATGTACATGCATGCTAGCATTTATGTATTTTCTGTATTCATGTTGTACATCTGAGATTTCTTCAACAATGCCTTTATATTCTTTGTTGTAAATTACTGCAATAACACCAATTCTTTCTCCTTCCATCTCATGCATCCACTGATATCTTACTATATAATCTTTTATTGCATCTCTTATTCCTTTTGATCTAGATTGGTATCCTCTATTTCTTAATATTTCATCAAACTCTTCTAACAATTTTTTAGGTAGAGACATACTAATCCTCATCATTAATATCACCTCCCCTAATACAATAATAAGTTAATACTTATATTTAAATATTCATAATAAATTAATACTAGTTATTTTAATTAAATTAAAAAATAGAATCAAATAATTATCTGTATGAATTAAAAAATTAATAGAAGCATGAAAACCGTTAAAAAAACAGCTTGATATGTTTTATTTTTTCTTTTACATTTATCTCTAAAATTATTGTGTTATAATTAATACAATTATTAATATAATTAATATTTGTGTAATACTTAATTTTATATTTTTAATATCAGGAGAGATTAAAAGTAATAAAAGAACAACAATATTCCTTATATTCTCTTAGCTAAAAACCTTAATAACTTATAAACAGAATCTGTAGAGGGATGAACTTCTATAAAATTGTCAAAATCCTGAACTTTACTTCCAAGCCTCAATAAATGGGAAAGGTATGCTACATAATCTCTACCAATAGGTGATACTGCATATACTCGAGATATTTCTCCAGTATTTAAATCTACAGAAACTTTACTTAACCCTGTATTTTTGTTTAAAACTTCCCAGAAGGATCCTGGACCAGCTGGTCCAGGCATTTTAGCATTTACAAGTTTTTTATTTTTATTTTCATCTATAAATGCTACATCATATTTGAGAGATATTGAGTTGGGTATATAATCATATCTCATCCTTGTTTCAATTCCAGCTGCATTTCTTGCAGCTACTATACCTTCCATCCTTGCAACAGGCGTATTTTTAGCTCTATTAGTTACAGCTCCAGCTGCATAAACATTTTTCATGCTTGTTTCCATTTTTTCATTGACTATTATATGTTCTTTAGAATCTTTTTTGACATTGACAATTTTTGAGTTAGGTGTTACGCCTGTAGCCAAAAATGTTTTACCTTCTATTTTTCCTTTGCTAGTTTCAATATATTCCTCACCTATTTTTAAGGTTTTTGTATTTTCATAAATTTTTACGTCATCTAAAAGCTTTTCAACCACATATTTTTTAATTTCAGGGTCTAAATTTTTTAAAAATTTACTCCTGCAAATCACGTTAACTTTGCATCCAAACCTAGAAAAAATATAAGCAAATTCTGATGCAGTATGTCCTCCACCCACAATATTTATAACTTCTGGGAGTTCATCAATTTCAAGGACATCTCTGTAAGTTATTGCATTTTCAACGCCATCTATTGGAGGTATATGTGGTTTTATTCCAGTTGCAACTATCAATTTATCATAACTTATTTTTTCTCCATCTACTTGTACTTTGTCTTCAATAACTTTTGCTTCGCCATATATAATTTCTACACCAGATTCTTTAGTTTCCTTCTCATTTATCTTCCTAATTGTCTTAATTGTCTTTTTTAATTTCTTCAATAGATGTTTGTATTTTATTTCACACTCAAAATCAATTATTCCATGATTTTTTAAATTTTTGGCGTTATCTATGAAACGTGCAATGTCATTTAAGCCACATACAACCATACATCCCTCATTTAGGCATGTACCACCCATATATTTTTTTTCAATCAATAAGGTTTCCTTGTTAAGCGCTGCTAACTCCATTGCTGCAAATCTTCCTGCTGGTCCTCCTCCAATTATTACATACAATTCAATCCCTCACACGATAACTTAATAAACTTTAAGTATTTCTATACTCCAATAAATAAATAAGAGGTGAGAAAGTAATGTGTATTGCGGCCCCTGCTAAAATTGTTGATATCAATAAAAATAAAAAGATGGCAACTGTTGATTTTGGCGGTGTAAAACAAAAAATAAGGATAGATCTAGTTGAAGATGAAGTAGATATTGGAACTTATGTTCTAGTACATTCAGGATATGCCATTGAAGTTATGTCTGAAAAAGCTGCCAAAGAGTCACTTGAAGTATGGGAAGAAATGATGCATCAACTTAATTCTAAAGAATAATAATTTTAATCAAATATTTTTGATTTTATTTAAAATTTCATCAAAAAATATATAATTTTAATTTTACAATTAAATATATAAAAGGTAAAAATGTAAAATTCTAAAATTCTGATACCTATCATAGCAAAAAAGTAACTTTGCTATATTTTAAATCAAAATATTAAAATTTAATAATTAAAAAAATAATGAAAAATCATTAAGTAATTTTTTGTGCCAGGTGAAAGGCAATGTTAGAAAAACATGGCATTATTGATGAATTACTAGAGGATCTAAGTGAAGAAGAAAAGAAAAATAGCTTATTAATAATAAAATGTTTGGAAAATGGCTTAACAACAGACGAGGAAATTGCAGAGAACATTGACATCAAGTTAAACAAAGTGCGAAAAATTCTTTACATGCTTTATGATAGAGGAATAGTTAGTTACAGACGTAGTAAGGATCCAAAAACACAATGGTACAGATATAGTTGGAAATTTGAGCCAGAGAAATTAGAAAGAATTATAAAAAGAAAGCATGAGAAAATTGTAAGAAGCCTTGAAAAAACATTAGAATTTGAGAAAAATAACATATTTTTTGAATGTGAGAATGGAGATTTCAGATGTACTTTTGAAGAAGCAATGGAATATAATTTCCACTGTCCAAAATGTAATTCAAAGTTAGAATATATTGACAACTCTGAAATCATCAATGAAATCGAAAGAAAAATAAATTTTTACAGGAACAACGGGTCAAATAATGTCGAAGAATAAATCTAAGATTTTTAAATTATACAAAGAAGTAAATTTACCAGAAAATGTAATTGAGCATTGTAAAGTCGTAGCTGAAAGGGCTCTTGAACTTTCAACAAGATTTAATAATGTAGATAGAGAGTTAGTATTGAGTGGTGCCCTATTACATGATATAGGTAGATCAAAAACACATGGAATTGACCATGGGATAGTAGGTGCTAAAATATTGCGAAAAAAAGGTTATCCTGAAGAGATTATTAGAATTGTTGAAAGACATATAGGTGCGGGTATACCTAAAAATGAAGCTATAAAACTTGGATTACCTCCTAAAGATTACATTCCAGAAACTCTTGAAGAAAAAATAGTTGCTCATGCAGATAATTTGGTTAATGGCAACAAAAAGGTAGATATTCATTATGTTTTAAAAAAATGGGAATCTAAATTTGGGAGAGATCATCCCGCAATAAAAAGATTAAAAAAATTACATAAAGAATTAACTGGTGAGGATGTTTAATTATTTTTTTAACCGTCTAATTTTCACAGCCACTCCATAATCAGCTTTTACCATTTCATTTCCACTTAAGACGGCTTTTCCCACACCTACAATATCTCCTTTGTAAGTTACAATCACTTCATCTCTTGGTACTATTGACTCATCTGCTTCTATAACGCCTGGAGCAAATATTTTATTTGTTTTGGGTTTGAAATCAATTTCTACCTGTTTTGTTCCCAATTCTAGCAATCTTTTTCCACCTTCTAATGTAAGATTATATAATCCAAAATTCTTAGACAAAGTACAAATATGGTTTCTATTTTCATCTAGTATGATTTTATTTCTCCTACCTCTAACTCTACAATTTTCTGGTATTAAAATCTCAGCTCCTTTTCCAAATTGATATATAGCTATAGATTTGAGTTTATGTAACAATAATTTTTTACGTGGAATTTTCTCATATTTAGACAATTCTGTTCTCAAATTATTCATCGATTCTTTAGATATAGGTGACTTATCTTCACAGGTGAATATACATTCATCTAAATACTCTTCACATACTTCTTTATATCCGCCTACAACATGTGCAATTACTTTTTTGTCTCCCACATATTTTTTTAATAATTCTCCAACAACCTTTTTCTCCTCGAAATACCATTCCCCTGTGGTTGAAACATCATAAGCACGTATAGGATATGTTTCTTCCATTTCTCTTGGACAAATTCCAAAAGGAGATGTTAATATAAGCTCTTGATAACCTTTAGTTACTCTTCTAAAAATTTGATGACTTAATGATCTCGAATATGGTTTTGTAGCACTACATGGCAATATAACTATTGGTTCATCAATTGGTTTTAATAATTCCATTCTTTTTCTCCATCTTATAGCCTCAGGCCTATAAAGTGATTCTTCTATACTACATAAAATCAAATTCAACACCTTTCATTTACTTTCCTAATAATAATTGCTGGTACATGTTTTATCGTGTTAAGCATCTTTATATCCACATTTTCTCTTCCAAAAAATTCTTCCATGTCATAAACAGTTTCAAATGTGTTGAATTTCTCTTGGATTTTTTCAGCTATTTTTGAAATTTTAATTAGTTTAGTTACAGGTAATTCTTTAGAGGAAGCTATTGGTGTAGGTCCTATCTTTTTCCCAAACCTTCCAAGTAAATAAGCTAAAAACCCTAAATTGGATTTTATGCCTCTAACAGCTATAGGTAACGATGTTATTAATTTTCCAAAAACTTTGTATGTTGCATCAGTGTCAACGATTACAACAGTGACTTTTTTATTCCATCTCTCTAAAATTTCTTTAGAAATATATTTTGCAATATTCTTTGGATTTTTTGGTAAAGGTGCTACATAAGTGTCTGGAACATTGCTTAGATCAACTCCTGCTTCAGAACTTGGTTTTAATGCATGTAACCACCCATAATGTCTTAAAATAAATTCTTTAAGGTTTCTAGCTTCTGGTGGTAGTTTCCTCAAATTTTTTATGGTTCTAGATTTTATCCTAAATATCGGACCAAGAAAATACCCCCACAAAAATTTTGACCAAATTTCGGCAAGAAATATTGCACTTAAGGAAGGTTTATACTTCAAAATATCATAAATTCTTCCTTGAGCAATTGCAATCGGAGTCTCAGAAATTACTAAAAAATCGTTGTTCTTAAGCAATGGTCCAGCACGCCTGATTATTACCTCAAAACCTTCGTTTGGCTTAATGTATCTAGTTTTCACAGGTATTGCTTCATATTTCATAAGGGTCTCCAAACCTTTAGATCAATGCTTTCTATTTTTGCTTTTCTACCTTCCATTTCTACAACTACTCCACTATGTACTTTTTGCATCATACAATGCTTTGGTATAAATCTAACGGTTTTGCCAACTTTTGGTATTTTTCCATTAACTCTTCCTATAAACCCAAGCACTAAACACAAACCAATATCTTTAAATTTAAAATTTTTATCTCCTAAACGATGTTTAGGTCCAACTATATGTACAGTGATTAAGCCATTTTCTTCTTTTAATATCTCAGCAAAATGTGTAATTGGACATCCAAGAGGTCTATACCTTATAATATCTCCTTCTTTTAATTTTACATCAGAAAATGGATATAAAATTTCTCTACAAGATTTTTCGTTTTTCAAAGGTTCTAAAACAAAATCAGCCGTATAATTATCTATTAACCCAACTATTTCTTTTTCTATTTCTGGTTTTTCCTCAACTAATTTTTTTAGTTCATGTAATTTGTCTGTATCCAAAAAACGACATCTTTGAATGTCTAACCCCTGTTTGATCACTGCTTTTGCAAAATCTTCACATCTCTGAAATCCACATATCCCACAATTGTATCCTGGAAGAAGATTTACAATTTCTTCTAATTTTCTTGTTCCCATGTTTATTCTCCCTCATATCTTTGGAAACCATCGATATTACGTAATACTCCACGATGATATTTTTTTCCAATTCTTCTTTCACCAACGCAAAGTGTGCAAATAGCTAATGGAGCTGAGTATCTTAATTTTTCATTTTTTAACGATAAATCCTTTGTTTTTGTAATTTCAAATGCTAATTTTGCACATCCCTGTCCACTCAACCCATTAGCTTCAATTATTTTTGATTCTGGATTAACCTCAATTATCCTCTCTCTAAAAATCTCTCTTTCTGCCTGTGAAATTAAATCTCCTTTAGTTATCACAACAATGTCTGCAGTTGATAAAAAAGGACCTACTTTTAGTGGTGTATTTGGACCTTGAGTAGCATCTATTACACAAACTCCCAAACAATTTTGAGTATATGGAGCACATCGATGACATAAACCAGCAGTCTCAACTATTAATAAATCAGATTCATTTTCTCTTGCCCAATGAATCATTTCTTCAATATTAAAAATTGTAAAGTGATCTGGACACATGTCCATAGCAAGTCCTAGTTTTGTTGGAATATCTAACTTCTTAAAAACTTTATCATCTTCGCTATGGAGACAATCTACCTTTACTACAGCAGGATTATATCCATTGTCTTTGAGAATTTTTAGAGTATGTGTTAATATTGCTGTTTTCCCAGCCCCAGGAGTTCCAGCAACTATTACTAATTTCATTTTTATCACATTGGAACATTTTCTATTTTTTTACCTAGACGCACTTTTTCTCTTAAGTCCAGGAGTAATTCATCTATTTCATTCAATTTTTGAGAGATATTTTTTTCTTCTTTAGTTGTTTTGATAATTTTCTGCATCCCACCGTTTTTCATTACAATTCTTTTATCTGTGTTTAAAACCAATGTGGGATCATGTGTTACTATAAATATTATTTTTCCATGCTTAGTTAACACATTTAAAGCTTCATGTTTTTTAATACCTGCATTTTCAATTTCATCTATTACAACGATTGGAGATTTACTTATCAATGCAATATCAGCTACCATCAGGGCTCTAGATTGACCTCCACTCAAAATTGTTAATTTATCTGTTTTTTTAATTGGTTCTCCAGTAAGTTTATTTGCAAGGTCTATAACTTCATCTACACGTTTTTCATCTACATTTCTACATTTAGCATGTAATTTCAAAAATTCCTCCACACTCATGTCAGCCAAAAAATTCATGTGCTGTGATAGATGTGCAACTAATTTTTTCTTTGGATTTACACGATACTCATAACTAGGCTTTTTATCATTCACTAAAATTTTTCTTTTTGAGAATGTATCTCCTTGTGCCAATTGTTCAATATCATAAATTAATGAGCTTTTTCCACTACCTGTTGGACCTACCACACCTACAATTTCTCCTTTTTTTACTTTAACTTTCCTAACAGGTTCTTTTTCACCAAATTTATCATATCCACCAATTATTGTCAATGAATTTATCATTCTAGCTTCACCTTCCCTATTGTATCTCCTCTAAGACCTCTCCTTATAGTTTCAACTGCAATTATGTCTTCTGGTGGAATATTACCCAGATTTACATTTGGACCAAGCCTTATAATGAAATATGTTTGTTGATCTTTTTGTGGAGCTTCCCATATCACTTTTTTAACAGGTAATTTTGAAATTAAATATTCTACTTCGCTCTTTTTCACATTTCCATTTTGATCATAAACACCTACATTTCTTCCACTTTCTCTAGCTTCAATTGTGACCATTTCTACTCCAGAATTTAGATCATGTTTTGCAATTTTCACTCTTTTTTCAGGTGTGAGTTTTTTATCAATTTCTGGATTTTTTTTACCAATTTCAGAAATTACTTTAAATCCTTCATCTATAGCATTTTCTATAATTTCAGATCTTTCATCTAAAGATAAATTTATACTTCCATCAGATATTTCAATAAATTCAAATCCTAAATCTTTTGCTTCCTCAAAATACTTATCTAATTTATTTTTTAAATATGCAACCTCAAACAATGTTCCACCAGGCATGACTTTTACATCATATGAATTGTAGATCTCTATTTTTTCTTTAATCAAATCACGATCACATAAAGTTGTAGTACACCATCCAAACTTTACAAAATCTACATATTCACTTCCAATTTCCATGAGATCTTTAACTGTCTCAGCTCCAATGCCTTTATCCAGCATTACAGTTATACCAAAATTTCTAGGCTTTTCTTGTCTTTTTGGTCTCAAAAATTCAAATGCTTTCATGCGCTCACCCCTTGAACATGAGTATTTTTTGAACATGGATACTTAAAAAATTAATTAATAAAAAATATTAACTAATTAATACAAAATTCGAAAAAAATAATGAGATAATTTACCAAATATCCACAGTTTTATCCTTATTTGTAAACCTAGTTACATGTTTAAATACAGATTTTGGAGCTATGTATTTACATATTTCCACTATTTGTGGGTTACAACCTTCAATACAATATTTTAACTGTAACTTAAGAAGTTTGTGATACCTCATAAAATTTGTAAAAATGAGAGTTGTACTTACTGCATATGTATTTGGGTATTTACCTAAATTTAATGTTATTTCTTCACCAGGATCCAAAACTAGCGAATATTCTTTGTAAAATACTTTATTTCCTTTAACACTATCAGTGTAAATACTTACATAATATGAAATCTTTACAAAGCTGTTTCCTAAATTCTTTATTGTTATATTATAGAGATAAGGTGCAAAAAAATCAGGGTCTATCATACTATACCTAAATATAGCAAATCCACTGGCACCATTCTCCAATGCAGCCCTGATATCTTGGACTAGTTCACTTGCTGGCAACTTAACAGGATTTTTATCTGATCTATATGCAAGTATTCCTGTGACAACTGGCTTTAATGAATGCTCAACAACATATCTAGTTACTTTCCCTATCCACTCAGTTGTTTCATTGTAGTTACCTTTGTAAGCCATTGGAACAATGAAGTCTAGATATCTTGACATATTTGTGTAATCTTGGCCATATATATAGTTAGCCCACATTTCTGGCATAACTGCTGCTGAAACTAATGCATTTGGCTTTATCTTCTTCACTGATTCATATACATACTTAACTATATCTGCTATTATATCTGTACCATTCTTTGGTGCATTTCCTGGATATCTTATGTAATCTAGGTGTATTCCATCAACGTTGTATTCCTTTATATACTTAGTTGCCTTCTGAACTAGCACATCTTTGATTTCAGGGTGCTTAACTGGGTCTATCCATGTATTGTTTTGCCTTAAGCACATTATCCATGCATGGACTCTTATATTTTCATTCTTGGCCTTGTTTATGAATTCTTTTGTGGAGTTTTGAAGTGTTGGATCCTCAAAAGCCCTTTGAAATAAAAAAATATTAGTTATATCTCTACTTTTTAAATAACTAAAACTCACATTGTCCATTTCTGTGGACCAAACCCAAACACCATTTAAAGATGTAGAAGAAATATTTTGAGCATGAACACAATCTAAATTTAAAATTAAAGCTAAGCTAATGCTAATCAATATTAAAGCCATAGGAATGTGAGAATTCACATCAGTCCCTCCAATTCTTAATATTTTTAAATCAACTTATAAATTTTTCCAATATGTTAGCTATTTTATCTATATATTTAGCTAGTGGCCCCATTTTCCTTCCGGCTTTTCTTATCAACTTTATGTCTTTTTCTTCAAAACCTTTTAAAACCATGAGGAAAATTGTATAGATTACAGGACTTATGAATACCATTAATATTAACATAAAGATTGTTTTTGGTAGGAATGACAAAATAATACCCAAAAGCAATGAAGCAATTATTATTTTTGTAAATGCAGAGAAAGGAGGTTTCACTCCAGTTACTTCAAATGTTTTAAACATTGATATTAGCATTATTATAAATGTTGCAGAACTTGTAGCTGTAGCAGCTCCAACCATTCCATAAATAGGAATTAAAAACCAGTTAAATATGAAATTCAATATCGTTCCAAAGAACAGAATATACATAGGAAGTGATGGACGTCCTACTCCCTGAATTATACTGGAAGATACAACAAAGAATGTATAAAATGTCATT
Coding sequences within:
- a CDS encoding transcriptional regulator, CopG family (COGs: COG0864 transcriptional regulator protein containing the CopG/Arc/MetJ DNA-binding domain and a metal-binding domain~InterPro IPR010985: IPR013321: IPR014864: IPR002145~KEGG: mth:MTH739 nickel responsive regulator~PFAM: NikR nickel binding; CopG domain protein DNA-binding domain protein~SPTR: O26834 Putative nickel-responsive regulator 2~PFAM: Ribbon-helix-helix protein, copG family; NikR C terminal nickel binding domain~TIGRFAM: nickel-responsive transcriptional regulator NikR), whose protein sequence is MMRISMSLPKKLLEEFDEILRNRGYQSRSKGIRDAIKDYIVRYQWMHEMEGERIGVIAVIYNKEYKGIVEEISDVQHEYRKYINASMHVHLTDKHCLEVLVTKGDVAKIRELTEKLMRLKGVEHVRLTSTSTGKEIDEEV
- a CDS encoding FAD-dependent pyridine nucleotide-disulfide oxidoreductase (COGs: COG1249 Pyruvate/2-oxoglutarate dehydrogenase complex dihydrolipoamide dehydrogenase (E3)~InterPro IPR013027: IPR000815~KEGG: mth:MTH1648 dihydrolipoamide dehydrogenase~PFAM: FAD-dependent pyridine nucleotide-disulphide oxidoreductase~SPTR: O27685 Dihydrolipoamide dehydrogenase~PFAM: Pyridine nucleotide-disulphide oxidoreductase), which produces MYVIIGGGPAGRFAAMELAALNKETLLIEKKYMGGTCLNEGCMVVCGLNDIARFIDNAKNLKNHGIIDFECEIKYKHLLKKLKKTIKTIRKINEKETKESGVEIIYGEAKVIEDKVQVDGEKISYDKLIVATGIKPHIPPIDGVENAITYRDVLEIDELPEVINIVGGGHTASEFAYIFSRFGCKVNVICRSKFLKNLDPEIKKYVVEKLLDDVKIYENTKTLKIGEEYIETSKGKIEGKTFLATGVTPNSKIVNVKKDSKEHIIVNEKMETSMKNVYAAGAVTNRAKNTPVARMEGIVAARNAAGIETRMRYDYIPNSISLKYDVAFIDENKNKKLVNAKMPGPAGPGSFWEVLNKNTGLSKVSVDLNTGEISRVYAVSPIGRDYVAYLSHLLRLGSKVQDFDNFIEVHPSTDSVYKLLRFLAKRI
- a CDS encoding hydrogenase assembly chaperone hypC/hupF (COGs: COG0298 Hydrogenase maturation factor~InterPro IPR001109: IPR018247~KEGG: mth:MTH1649 hydrogenase expression/formation protein HypC~PFAM: hydrogenase expression/formation protein (HUPF/HYPC)~SPTR: O27686 Hydrogenase expression/formation protein HypC~TIGRFAM: hydrogenase assembly chaperone hypC/hupF~PFAM: HupF/HypC family~TIGRFAM: hydrogenase assembly chaperone HypC/HupF), which codes for MCIAAPAKIVDINKNKKMATVDFGGVKQKIRIDLVEDEVDIGTYVLVHSGYAIEVMSEKAAKESLEVWEEMMHQLNSKE
- a CDS encoding Transcription factor TFIIE, alpha subunit (COGs: COG1675 Transcription initiation factor IIE alpha subunit~InterPro IPR016481: IPR017919: IPR011991: IPR002853: IPR 005241~KEGG: mth:MTH1669 transcription initiation factor E subunit alpha~PFAM: Transcription factor TFIIE, alpha subunit~SMART: Transcription factor TFIIE, alpha subunit~SPTR: O27705 Transcription factor E~PFAM: TFIIE alpha subunit~TIGRFAM: conserved hypothetical protein TIGR00373), with the translated sequence MLEKHGIIDELLEDLSEEEKKNSLLIIKCLENGLTTDEEIAENIDIKLNKVRKILYMLYDRGIVSYRRSKDPKTQWYRYSWKFEPEKLERIIKRKHEKIVRSLEKTLEFEKNNIFFECENGDFRCTFEEAMEYNFHCPKCNSKLEYIDNSEIINEIERKINFYRNNGSNNVEE
- a CDS encoding metal dependent phosphohydrolase (COGs: COG1418 HD superfamily hydrolase~InterPro IPR006674: IPR003607: IPR004454: IPR006675~KEGG: mka:MK0494 HD superfamily hydrolase~PFAM: metal-dependent phosphohydrolase HD sub domain~SMART: metal-dependent phosphohydrolase HD region~SPTR: Q8TY12 Predicted HD superfamily hydrolase~TIGRFAM: metal dependent phophohydrolase~PFAM: HD domain~TIGRFAM: uncharacterized domain HDIG; conserved hypothetical protein TIGR00295); protein product: MSKNKSKIFKLYKEVNLPENVIEHCKVVAERALELSTRFNNVDRELVLSGALLHDIGRSKTHGIDHGIVGAKILRKKGYPEEIIRIVERHIGAGIPKNEAIKLGLPPKDYIPETLEEKIVAHADNLVNGNKKVDIHYVLKKWESKFGRDHPAIKRLKKLHKELTGEDV
- a CDS encoding tRNA-archaeosine synthase (COGs: COG1549 Queuine tRNA-ribosyltransferase contain PUA domain~InterPro IPR002478: IPR015947: IPR004521~KEGG: mth:MTH1665 hypothetical protein~PFAM: PUA domain containing protein~SMART: PUA domain containing protein~SPTR: O27701 Conserved protein~PFAM: PUA domain~TIGRFAM: uncharacterized domain 2); translated protein: MILCSIEESLYRPEAIRWRKRMELLKPIDEPIVILPCSATKPYSRSLSHQIFRRVTKGYQELILTSPFGICPREMEETYPIRAYDVSTTGEWYFEEKKVVGELLKKYVGDKKVIAHVVGGYKEVCEEYLDECIFTCEDKSPISKESMNNLRTELSKYEKIPRKKLLLHKLKSIAIYQFGKGAEILIPENCRVRGRRNKIILDENRNHICTLSKNFGLYNLTLEGGKRLLELGTKQVEIDFKPKTNKIFAPGVIEADESIVPRDEVIVTYKGDIVGVGKAVLSGNEMVKADYGVAVKIRRLKK
- a CDS encoding protein of unknown function DUF129 (COGs: COG4071 conserved hypothetical protein~InterPro IPR012030: IPR002847~KEGG: mth:MTH1670 hypothetical protein~PFAM: protein of unknown function DUF129~SPTR: O27706 Conserved protein~PFAM: F420-0:Gamma-glutamyl ligase), yielding MKYEAIPVKTRYIKPNEGFEVIIRRAGPLLKNNDFLVISETPIAIAQGRIYDILKYKPSLSAIFLAEIWSKFLWGYFLGPIFRIKSRTIKNLRKLPPEARNLKEFILRHYGWLHALKPSSEAGVDLSNVPDTYVAPLPKNPKNIAKYISKEILERWNKKVTVVIVDTDATYKVFGKLITSLPIAVRGIKSNLGFLAYLLGRFGKKIGPTPIASSKELPVTKLIKISKIAEKIQEKFNTFETVYDMEEFFGRENVDIKMLNTIKHVPAIIIRKVNERC
- a CDS encoding Fe-S cluster domain protein (COGs: COG2000 Fe-S protein~InterPro IPR007202~KEGG: mth:MTH1671 hypothetical protein~PFAM: Fe-S cluster domain protein~SPTR: O27707 Conserved protein~PFAM: Putative Fe-S cluster), whose product is MGTRKLEEIVNLLPGYNCGICGFQRCEDFAKAVIKQGLDIQRCRFLDTDKLHELKKLVEEKPEIEKEIVGLIDNYTADFVLEPLKNEKSCREILYPFSDVKLKEGDIIRYRPLGCPITHFAEILKEENGLITVHIVGPKHRLGDKNFKFKDIGLCLVLGFIGRVNGKIPKVGKTVRFIPKHCMMQKVHSGVVVEMEGRKAKIESIDLKVWRPL